AACGAACGCGGCAATTATTAGTTCATGAAGAACTCGGCAACCGTAGCCCGTCCCAATTTTTACGACACTTGCAGAATCTTGCCGGTACCGCTGCGACTTCGGAACTTCTACAAACAATCTGGTGCGATCGTTTGCCACATAATGTGCAGACTATACTTGCGTCGCAGTCTGACCAGTCTTTAGATAAGCTCGCCGATCTAGCTGACAGGGTGTACGAGTTAGCTCCACCGACGCCCCGCGCTCCACAGGTAGCGACTACTTCTGCCACCTATACAGCGTGTCCAGTTTCGCCCACCGACGCCTTGATGCAACAAGTCAACGAACTAACCAGGCAAGTAGCTATGTTAACTAGTCAGTATCAAAGAGGACGCACAAACTCACGCTCGCGCTCCGCGTCAAGATCTAGAAGACATAGCCGCTCTCGCTCAAGGATGTCACAGCCGCCGCCAAACCATCCACACTGTTTTTACCACTTCAACTTTGGCGAAAAAGCACACAAATGTAGTAAGCCCTGCAACTTTGAATCGGGAAACTCCCCGGGCGGTCGGAACTAGCGGCCAGCGACTGCCCTACCTCCAAATCTGGCCGTCTATTTGTCACCGATCGGACTTCAAAAATACAGTATCTCGTGGACACAGGATCCGATTTATGTGTTTTTCCCCGGTCGGCTGTCAAGACGCCATGCCCTCAATCGAAGTTTGACCTAGTGGCAGCCAACAACTCCGTCATCCACACCTATGGACCTATGCTACTTACCATCGACTTAGGTCTAAGAAGAGCTTTTCCGTGGAACTTCACTATAGCCGATGTGTCAAAACCGATCATTGGAGTAGATTTCCTCATCTATTACGACTTGCTGGTAGACTGCCGGAACCGTCGCTTAATAGACAACCTTACGTCACTTTCGGTAGGCGCTATTCCCTACAAGTCGTCCGATAATATAGCTTCTATCAAAACTGTTGCCGGCGATACACAATTTCACGACATTTTACGCGAATATCCCGCCATCACAAAACCACCAGGTAGGCACTCTCCGTCAAAACATAACACAGTTCACTTCATCAAGACCACGCCCGGACAGCCAGTATCCTGCAAGCCTCGCCGCTTAGATCCAACGCGAATGCAGGCTGCGAAGAAGGAGTTCGAGGATATGCTAGCATCTGGCATTGCTCGGAGGTCGGAAAGTCCCTGGTCTAGTGCACTTCACTTGGTAAAGAAAAAAGATGACACCTGGAGACCTTGTGGTGATTATAGAGCACTCAATGCTAGAACCATCCCTGACTGCTACCCCATTCGTCATATTCATGATTTCTCGCATCAACTGTCAGGATGTACCATCTTTTCCACCATCGACCTGGTTAAGGCTTACAACCAGATAGCCGTGAATCCTGACGACATACCCAAGACCGCAATAACCACTCCATTTGGGTTATTCGAGTTCCCATATATGTGTTTTGGGCTAAGGAACTCGGCGCAGACCTTCCAGAGGTTTATAGATGAGGTCTTGCTTGGCCTGGATTTCTGCTACGGGTACATCGATGACATACTCATTTTTTCAAGTTCACTTGAGCAACACAAGGATCACCTTCGTCAGTTGTTCGAGCGTCTGACGCAGTACGGCGTGTGGATTAATACTTCCAAGTGCTTATTCGGCCAATCTGAAGTCACTTTCCTGGGTTATCGTGTGACAGCTTCAGGTACCAAGCCCTTGGAATCTAAAGTACAAGCCATCCAGGAGTATGCCGTCCCTAAAACAGTTAAGGAGTTAAGGAGATTCCTGGGTATGATAAACTTTTACCGACGTTTCGTGCCCAACGCTGCACAACTTCAAGCTCCACTTCACACTATTTTATCAGGTCCGAAGATCAAAGGTTCACATCCAGTTAACATGACTCCTGCATTGCTGAAGGCTTTCGAAGACTGCAAGTCATCACTGTCTAAAGCGACACTCCTTGCTCATCCGGATCCTTCTGCTCAACTGGCCATCTTTACTGACGCATCTGACACTTCTATCGGCGCAGTACTTCAACAGCTTGTAGAAGGTTCCTGGCAACCTTTGGCATTCTACTCACACAAGCTTACCAAGCCACAGAGCAAGTATAGCCCGTACGACCGAGAACTCTTAGCAGTGTACGAGGCCATACGGTACTTCAGGCACATGATCGAAGCTCGAGATTTTATGGTGTATACAGACCATAAGCCACTTACCTTTGCTTTTTCTACTAACCGAGATAAATGCTCACCACTACCGCACCACCGCATATCATGCTGCGGCGAACGGGATGATTGAAAGGCTACATCGACAACTCAAATCTGCCATCATGTCgcactcatcatcatcaacgTGGACCGAAGCTCTTCCTCTCATCCTACTGGGTATCCGGAGTGCCGTGAAAGAAGATCTTCAGGCTACTCCCGCAGAGCTCGTATATGGTGAGACGCTCCGTCTACCTGGGCAGTTCCTCTCACCTATGCCCGACTATAAAGTAGGAGATGTCACAGAATATGCTACTCGCTTACGCTCTCACATGGCCAACCTTTCTCCAAGACCAGCTTCGTGGCACATCAAATCAACTCCCTTTTACATCCCACGTGGCTTAGAGACTTGTTCCCACGTTTTTCTTCGAGTCGACCGTGTCCGCAGCTCACTTGAACCACCCTATGAAGGCCCGTATAAAGTCATGAGACGACAGAAGAAATTCTATTCCATTGACATAAAGGGCAAGCTAAACAATGTGACGGTGGATAGACTGAAACCTGCATATATCATGCGTGAAGAATCGCCTCAACCACCTGAGTTAGGCAGCAATGATGTCGACGTAGAGAAGCAGACGAGAAGTGGAAGACACGTCAGGTTCCCTGCTAGATATCGACCGTAGTTACGGTCTGGCCAGGGGGAACATGTGGCGGCCTGCTTGGCTAGCAATTGACCGCGCGCCTGCGCGATACGCCACCACCGCTGCCGTGGCAACGAGGAAAAACGGTTACTTCAACTGAGAGCTAAAATCGGGTTTCGCAATTTCTCGTtgcatataaataattataaatactgTAACATTATGTACATATCTTTAATGTAAATACATCTGTAAATAGCATCTGCGTATCTTTCCTGTAAGTACTACCATCCTTACCTGCATACCTGCTAGCACTCCACAAggttatatcatttcatcggtaagtttcttgagtttttgataatatttattgatacgacctggcagaaatataaatgtacatattagtagtttatacaattcaaatcttattcaattctgtatcgatttttgcatattttttggaagttttctcaaactctgaaaggttatgttttttagcatagtgatgtgatgtgttttatcgaccttg
This genomic window from Leguminivora glycinivorella isolate SPB_JAAS2020 chromosome 1, LegGlyc_1.1, whole genome shotgun sequence contains:
- the LOC125225368 gene encoding uncharacterized protein LOC125225368, with the translated sequence MSHSSSSTWTEALPLILLGIRSAVKEDLQATPAELVYGETLRLPGQFLSPMPDYKVGDVTEYATRLRSHMANLSPRPASWHIKSTPFYIPRGLETCSHVFLRVDRVRSSLEPPYEGPYKVMRRQKKFYSIDIKGKLNNVTVDRLKPAYIMREESPQPPELGSNDVDVEKQTRSGRHVRFPARYRP